The genomic interval GCCTCCGCGCCGACACCAGGGAAAATATAATCGTCTTTTCCATATACAATTAACATTTCCGGGTTTGCTGTGCGTAGATATTCCTGCCATTTAGGATATTGTTTTACGTTGTTTCGATAATCATAAAACAACGCGATCTGTATGTCGTCGTTTTCAGGACGTTGCAGGTGCCTGAGATCGATCTCCCAATTATCAGGAGATATAAGGTTTTCATCCGGAACATGATGTGTGTACTGCCATTTCAATCCATCGGGGCTATGAAAGGCCTGGCAAGCTTTAATAGCCTCCTTGTCATTTCTGTCTTTCCAAAGCGCTTTAATGGGATCCCAAAAGGTTTCTAATCCTTCTTCATAGCAACATCCATTCTGAACAATGATGCTCTCAATCCTCTGCGGGTACTTTGAGGCGAGTGTCCAGCCGATGGGAGCACCGTAATCCATCAGATAAAGGCTGAATTTTTCTATATGCAAGTGCTGCAGCAGTCCTTCAATAATCCTGGAATAGTTTGCAAAACTATACTCAAAATCGGCCATAGGCGGTTGTTCACTTCTTCCATAACCCGGGTAATCGGGCGCAATCAAATGATATTTGTCTGACAGATCATTGATCAGGTTACGGTACATGTGCGAAGAAGTCGGATAGCCGTGCAACAACAGCAAAACCGGAGCATTGGCCGGACCCGCTTCCCTGTAAAAGATGTTTACGCCGCTGATCTCTGCCGAGTGGTAGTGTGTCTTGTTTTTCATTGCGTTTATTTTAGGTTTAATAATTCCTTGCATGTTTGAGATCACCCTTGCCGGGGCTCTGCTTTCCTGGTCGGGGAATGTAACGAGCTAACAATAACATCGCTTTATCGATTTCCTTTATTACCACCAAAGCTCAGTTCTATAATTCGATTTCTAAAATCATTGGAATAATCGGTACTATTAAAAAATTAATATGCGTGGTTGCCTCATGAAATATGGCCTGATTTGTCACTCAGATCTTTTCCCTCTCAGGATGTGCATGCGGAGATGTAAATATCCAATGTAACCGGACAGGAAGAACCGGCTGCTGGTGATGGTACATAGCAAGCATAAAAGGAAAAGAGAGCATTAAAGTTGGCCAAATCTAATAAGGTGGTGATATCCATTTTCAAATGGATATTCTTTGATGGAGGTTTGCAGGAACTTCATTATTGGACCAAGTGCCGGCTCTTTTAAATGATATTGAAATGTGTCCCAGTTACTGAATTTCTTATAAATTACAAACCGGGTTTTGTGGTTAACTACCTGGTTTAGCTGAAACAACAGCAAACCGGGGGACATCGGAAGTGCCGGCATTAAATTACGGTTTATCGATTTGAAATGTTCTTCTGTACCGGCCTTCACATCTACAAATAACATGATGGTTAATGCATCCCGGCTAATTTCTTTGGAATATAATTCCAGCTCTTGTAGAAAAAAAGTTTCAACCGG from Chitinophaga filiformis carries:
- a CDS encoding alpha/beta fold hydrolase, which gives rise to MKNKTHYHSAEISGVNIFYREAGPANAPVLLLLHGYPTSSHMYRNLINDLSDKYHLIAPDYPGYGRSEQPPMADFEYSFANYSRIIEGLLQHLHIEKFSLYLMDYGAPIGWTLASKYPQRIESIIVQNGCCYEEGLETFWDPIKALWKDRNDKEAIKACQAFHSPDGLKWQYTHHVPDENLISPDNWEIDLRHLQRPENDDIQIALFYDYRNNVKQYPKWQEYLRTANPEMLIVYGKDDYIFPGVGAEAFKKDVKNLEFHLYPTGHFALESFGDEIAATIRSFLDRKVGDRKPDEALAQSV
- a CDS encoding putative quinol monooxygenase; its protein translation is MKIRRIWEIAFSIFLRVKKGQTVVLTQYHVKSSYQDEFLEALDRYAFSSLQATGNAMAEAYYERGDSCIMWMIERWGTTAFYRKNKRTTAAKAVHALSKIGLAGPVETFFLQELELYSKEISRDALTIMLFVDVKAGTEEHFKSINRNLMPALPMSPGLLLFQLNQVVNHKTRFVIYKKFSNWDTFQYHLKEPALGPIMKFLQTSIKEYPFENGYHHLIRFGQL